The Urbifossiella limnaea genome has a window encoding:
- a CDS encoding recombinase family protein — MTDPLRSPKLRPWHLDRAAVVYVRQSTPQQVLDHRESTARQYALADRAVALGWPRDRVTTIDDDLGKSGQSIEGRPGFQRLLAEVALDRVGLILGLEMSRLARSCKDWHQLLELCARFRVLLADADAVFDPTDHSDRLLLGLHGMMNEAELHVLKQRMYQGKLNKARRGELFAIPPIGYVRADPGGWAIDPDEQVQAVVRLIFDRFDREATLHGLLRYLVHHQVRIPVRVRGGPARGQLEWRRPNRATLQNLLRHPGYAGAYRFGHRPVDPRKKQPGRPGTGKQIRRPEECLVLIRDRLPAYITWDRFQANQDRLTANRNTATTCGAPRNGPALLAGLVRCGRCNRRMVVRYLGPKGRPSYTCTRGSSDYADPLCQGLSDGAALDALVADQLLAAVQPAALEASLAAVAGVERERGELARQWHLRRERAAYEADRAARQHRACEPENRLVARELERRWEDALKQQRQLDDEYERWQRAAPARLSDTAVSAIRALAADLPAVWAAATTTPADRQRIARWLLDRVVVTVDKGSERVGVAVHWVGGAVRSHTLTRAVRRYDQHSDYPRLTARLRELCGGRRTAGAIADRLNAEGFHPPKRTARFTRDMVLRLVGQLGLGCRPPHGSPTGLGPDEYRPAGLAGRLGINRDTVRRWVRVGWVHVRRDADRHHVIWADASELRRLRELHQLPRTWANKDRLAELTKPKPRPVR, encoded by the coding sequence ATGACTGACCCCCTCCGCTCCCCGAAGCTCCGGCCGTGGCACCTCGACCGGGCGGCCGTCGTGTACGTCCGCCAGTCGACCCCGCAGCAGGTCCTCGACCACCGCGAGTCGACCGCCCGGCAGTACGCCCTGGCCGACCGCGCGGTCGCCCTCGGCTGGCCCCGCGACCGGGTCACCACCATCGACGACGACCTCGGCAAGAGCGGCCAGTCGATCGAGGGCCGGCCCGGGTTCCAGCGGCTGCTCGCCGAGGTCGCCCTCGACCGCGTCGGGCTGATCCTCGGGCTGGAGATGAGTCGGCTGGCCCGGTCGTGCAAGGACTGGCACCAGCTGCTGGAGCTGTGCGCCCGGTTCCGCGTCCTGCTCGCCGACGCCGACGCGGTGTTCGACCCGACCGACCACTCGGACCGGCTGCTGCTCGGCCTGCACGGCATGATGAACGAGGCGGAGCTTCACGTCCTGAAGCAGCGGATGTACCAGGGCAAGTTGAACAAGGCCCGCCGCGGGGAGCTGTTCGCCATCCCGCCGATCGGGTACGTCCGGGCCGACCCGGGCGGGTGGGCGATCGACCCGGACGAGCAGGTGCAGGCCGTCGTCCGCCTGATCTTCGACCGGTTCGACCGGGAGGCGACCCTGCACGGCCTGCTCCGTTACCTGGTCCACCACCAGGTCCGCATCCCGGTGCGGGTCCGCGGCGGCCCGGCCCGGGGGCAGCTGGAGTGGCGGCGGCCGAACCGGGCGACGCTGCAGAACCTGCTCCGGCACCCGGGGTACGCCGGGGCGTACCGGTTCGGCCACCGCCCGGTCGACCCGCGGAAGAAGCAGCCGGGGCGGCCGGGCACCGGCAAGCAGATCCGCCGCCCCGAGGAGTGCCTGGTGCTCATCCGGGACCGGCTGCCGGCGTACATCACGTGGGACCGGTTCCAGGCCAACCAGGACCGGCTGACCGCGAACCGGAACACCGCGACCACCTGCGGGGCGCCACGGAACGGGCCGGCGCTGCTGGCCGGGCTGGTCCGGTGCGGGCGGTGCAACCGGCGGATGGTGGTCCGCTACCTGGGGCCGAAGGGGCGGCCGTCGTACACCTGCACCCGCGGGTCGTCCGACTACGCCGACCCGCTCTGCCAGGGCCTGTCGGACGGGGCCGCTCTGGACGCCCTGGTCGCCGACCAGCTGCTCGCCGCGGTACAGCCGGCCGCCCTGGAGGCGAGCCTGGCGGCGGTGGCCGGGGTCGAGCGGGAGCGGGGCGAGCTGGCCCGCCAGTGGCACCTCCGGCGGGAGCGGGCGGCGTACGAGGCGGACCGGGCGGCCCGACAGCACCGGGCGTGCGAGCCGGAGAACCGGCTGGTCGCCCGGGAGCTGGAGCGGCGGTGGGAGGACGCCCTGAAGCAGCAGCGGCAGCTCGACGACGAGTACGAGCGGTGGCAGCGGGCGGCCCCGGCCCGGCTGAGTGACACCGCGGTGTCAGCGATCCGCGCCCTCGCCGCCGACCTGCCGGCGGTGTGGGCGGCGGCCACCACGACCCCGGCCGACCGCCAGCGGATCGCCCGGTGGCTCCTCGACCGGGTGGTGGTGACGGTGGACAAGGGCAGCGAGCGGGTCGGCGTGGCGGTGCACTGGGTCGGCGGTGCGGTGCGGTCGCACACGCTGACGCGGGCGGTTCGCCGGTACGACCAGCACTCGGACTACCCGCGGCTGACGGCCCGACTGCGGGAGCTCTGCGGGGGGCGGCGAACGGCGGGCGCGATCGCCGACCGGCTGAACGCCGAGGGGTTCCACCCGCCGAAGCGGACGGCGCGGTTCACCCGGGACATGGTGCTGCGGCTGGTCGGCCAGCTCGGGCTCGGGTGCCGCCCGCCGCACGGCAGCCCGACCGGGCTGGGTCCGGACGAGTACCGGCCGGCCGGGCTGGCGGGGCGGCTCGGGATCAACCGGGACACGGTCCGGCGGTGGGTCCGGGTCGGGTGGGTGCATGTCCGCCGGGACGCCGACCGGCACCACGTGATCTGGGCCGACGCGAGCGAACTCCGCCGGCTGCGGGAACTGCACCAACTCCCGCGAACGTGGGCGAACAAGGACCGGCTGGCGGAATTGACCAAGCCGAAGCCGCGGCCGGTGCGGTAG
- a CDS encoding IS4 family transposase, with amino-acid sequence MATDPTPFLRGLYHLIPPDRIAHILDVTGRQSRRVRRIPADATARLVVALGLFADLPVPQVWRRLHPGTDDPDPVSSAFCQARDRLGVPPLRRLFEEVARPMGTHQTVGAGYRGWRLMGLDGTTLDLPDTPDNARVFGRPGTARAAGAFPQLRLLALCELGTRAICGLSIKPGRRGEQVMAGPLVDRLGPGMLLLWDRGFFGYPLAERVLRTGAHLLARVPAHAILTPTRRLPDGSYLAALYPSPADRAAGRRGLEVRVIEYTHDDPGRPGCGARTRLLTDLLSPDDLPAADAPVVYHERWEQEKNQADCPSSRGWVSARRTGYHRGDGAAGTGRVVSRPARRRTRRTRMSAPARRLAPPRA; translated from the coding sequence ATGGCCACTGACCCGACCCCGTTCCTGCGGGGATTGTACCACCTGATCCCGCCCGATCGTATCGCCCACATCCTGGACGTGACCGGCCGGCAGTCCCGTCGGGTCCGCCGCATCCCGGCCGACGCGACCGCCCGGCTGGTGGTCGCCCTCGGGCTGTTCGCCGACCTCCCGGTCCCCCAGGTCTGGCGGCGGCTCCACCCGGGGACGGACGACCCGGACCCGGTCTCCTCGGCCTTCTGCCAGGCCCGCGACCGGCTCGGGGTGCCGCCCCTCCGGCGGCTGTTCGAGGAGGTGGCCCGCCCGATGGGCACCCACCAGACGGTCGGGGCGGGCTACCGCGGGTGGCGGCTGATGGGGCTCGACGGGACCACCCTCGACCTGCCCGACACCCCGGACAACGCCCGGGTGTTCGGCCGGCCCGGGACCGCCCGGGCGGCCGGGGCGTTCCCCCAGCTGCGGCTCCTCGCCCTGTGCGAGTTGGGGACGCGAGCCATCTGCGGGCTGTCGATCAAGCCCGGGCGGCGGGGCGAGCAGGTCATGGCCGGGCCGCTGGTCGACCGGCTCGGGCCGGGGATGCTCCTGCTGTGGGACCGCGGGTTCTTCGGGTACCCGCTGGCCGAGCGGGTGCTGCGGACCGGCGCCCACCTGCTCGCCCGGGTCCCGGCCCACGCCATCCTGACCCCGACCCGGCGGCTGCCCGACGGGTCGTACCTGGCCGCCCTCTACCCGTCGCCCGCGGACCGGGCGGCGGGCCGCCGCGGGCTGGAGGTGCGGGTGATCGAGTACACCCACGACGACCCGGGGCGGCCCGGGTGCGGGGCGCGGACCCGGCTCCTGACCGACCTCCTGAGCCCGGACGACCTGCCGGCCGCCGACGCCCCGGTCGTGTACCACGAGCGGTGGGAGCAGGAGAAGAACCAAGCAGACTGCCCCTCAAGCCGGGGGTGGGTCTCCGCCCGGCGGACCGGTTACCATCGGGGTGATGGCGCTGCTGGAACTGGCCGCGTGGTGTCGAGACCGGCTCGCCGTCGCACCCGGAGGACCCGCATGTCAGCCCCCGCACGACGCCTCGCGCCCCCCCGCGCCTGA
- a CDS encoding ISAs1 family transposase, translating to MSPTSDSLVAAFRQLTDPRHRRGVRHPFAGLLSVVFLGLLSRHPDFASLARWAKRHWPALREAFGLTRPYAPHATTYSRAAAAFSIDEFRGALAGWLARVMADAPTAAAVDGKTSKQAHDADGDPIHVLNVFAHDARVCLADWPIGDGKETEPEVLKAHLDELFAAWPSLRVLTGDALFCQRPLARAIVEAGRDYVLAVKDNQPDLHETIRAAFADATPASASATARGKNAGRSRPGGSGATRRRRTTPARR from the coding sequence ATGTCACCCACTTCCGACTCACTGGTCGCCGCGTTCCGCCAACTCACGGACCCTCGCCACCGCCGTGGTGTCCGCCACCCGTTCGCGGGGTTACTGTCCGTCGTCTTCCTGGGGCTGCTGAGCCGGCACCCCGACTTCGCCTCCCTCGCCCGGTGGGCCAAGCGGCACTGGCCGGCCCTCCGGGAGGCGTTCGGGCTGACCCGCCCGTACGCCCCGCACGCGACGACCTACAGCCGCGCGGCCGCCGCCTTCTCGATCGACGAGTTCCGCGGCGCCCTGGCCGGGTGGCTCGCCCGGGTGATGGCCGACGCCCCGACCGCGGCCGCGGTGGACGGGAAGACGAGCAAGCAGGCCCACGACGCCGACGGCGACCCGATCCACGTCCTCAACGTGTTCGCCCACGACGCCCGGGTGTGCCTGGCCGACTGGCCGATCGGGGACGGGAAGGAGACCGAGCCCGAGGTCCTCAAGGCCCACCTGGACGAGTTGTTCGCCGCCTGGCCGTCGCTCCGGGTGCTGACCGGGGACGCCCTGTTCTGCCAGCGCCCGCTGGCCCGGGCGATCGTCGAGGCCGGGCGGGACTACGTGCTGGCGGTCAAGGACAACCAGCCCGACCTGCACGAGACGATCCGGGCCGCGTTCGCCGACGCCACCCCGGCGTCGGCGAGCGCGACGGCGCGGGGAAAAAACGCGGGGCGGTCGAGACCCGGCGGGTCTGGTGCGACGCGGCGACGGCGGACTACGCCCGCGAGGCGCTGA
- a CDS encoding transposase, whose product MDRETRGADGARTCETRYFATSLDPAVVTAAALLRLVRGHWSVENSLHFEKDRWWDEDRHVCRRPGLAERFTTLLSAAVSVLRVLNPGGKGEPLKAQADALNWDIERAINLMTR is encoded by the coding sequence GTGGACCGGGAGACCCGAGGGGCCGACGGCGCCCGGACGTGCGAGACGCGGTACTTCGCCACCAGTCTCGACCCGGCCGTGGTGACCGCCGCCGCGTTGCTCCGGCTCGTTCGCGGGCACTGGTCGGTGGAGAACAGCCTGCACTTCGAGAAGGACCGGTGGTGGGACGAGGACCGGCACGTGTGCCGCCGGCCGGGGTTGGCCGAGCGCTTCACGACCCTGCTGAGCGCGGCCGTGAGCGTGTTGCGGGTACTCAACCCCGGGGGTAAGGGCGAGCCGCTCAAGGCGCAAGCCGACGCCCTCAACTGGGACATCGAACGCGCCATCAACCTCATGACCCGCTGA
- a CDS encoding tetratricopeptide repeat protein, with product MPTINRRFLLKLVLVVLGLGGSLAAAHALQARRIPDALRRQADRSADAGKTDAAVHYLRQYLEFEPTDVEAHVRLIDLIRTRATTGRGQNELVFLYDKVLRLDPERDATRREALTHCLKAGRFSDALAHADALLKKFPDEGALWQQLGGAQLGLNQVADARKSFESAVAKSPDQMLNYQRLAQLLWKNQSDAAGARAVLGQMVAALPLEPQAYLIRARFESYVAEEDERANRTVNLDPACRDLRRALELDPENADASLLLAEILQKGRDIPAAHAILRDAAALYPRELKLVRALAWLELIRGNVPAALAALEDGLKFTPDGYDLLVPLADLLVQQGDTARTADILRRLEARRLPPSQVTYLRARLAMKQEKWAEAIEHLEKLRTSAGTLPGLEAQANLLLSTCFERVGNAENQERALKRVLAADPSHVPARVGVAVLYQNLGRFDDALRELEVAVGSPLAPGMVVAQWVKFKAHRLRQSNGSPDDWRKLEAAVTTLAPRFGPASSEPTVLRADVLAAQGKYAEAAQLLRREASRRPGDTRLWAALAHAAADAGGTAAGLTVIDEAQASAGDGPDVRIARARLYGREPGRIRPLAPLADRTDGWAEADQLRLLYGLADVADEVGDRARAVELVRAVCARRPTDIAGWVRLAERAADAGRAEVAAEARAALVKLEGDAGVSVLVCDARLSPAAAEKLAAAVGPSPNRGDACLALARVKADATESARLVERAFQLEPTNVEAARAWVVALVKSGPDDRVTKAVARLAADPRWAGEPFRRLMAGVVERVPPAAATQVLALCRPVVERDPGGPAWLAARSPTVAESILTAATSAPGATADDWLRLALYQTGGKGSPDRAAPTFEAARAKLPPSAFFAAVAVFAETPDGYGWTPPVADPAEKRAFTQARLAVALSRADSDGAVKVLEAFVADPAARPADAGWAKRNLAMLLASRGTPEGRTRSAALLAEANEGGATVEDLRATAGVLTTLARFLEGADRRAALARAAAALESVHQTTQSPRDLYNLSQLHRVAGDKKAARDGLNALMKADPRNLYYLVAALDELTEDRNFAAADAFAGRLRSLYPGEFRAVASVARYEAKAGKADRALALAEAYAGAADAGAGDYLARSARVAELLDELCRLPGVKGSPAGRAMAAAAAQRYAALVPSRPEAAVGVAGVLADDGQPAEALAKVEQFGRYLPDRVRAQAGLAVLRTGGATDRQFELVRGWLDAALAAAPADVPMKLAEAEFLTLKQQPERAAEVYAKLLERDPRNVVALNNLAWLLAADATTAPRALELLDRAAREAGISADLLDTRGRVRITLREFEAAERDLMEAIGRDASALRWFHVAVLRTTQSPPRPDAVALAFREAKSRGLDARTVHPADLATFRLLEAANP from the coding sequence ATGCCGACGATCAATAGGCGGTTCCTCCTGAAGCTGGTTCTGGTTGTACTCGGGCTCGGCGGGTCCCTCGCCGCCGCTCACGCCCTCCAGGCTCGCCGCATCCCGGACGCCCTCCGCCGTCAGGCCGACCGCTCGGCCGACGCCGGAAAGACCGACGCCGCGGTCCATTACCTGCGCCAGTACCTCGAATTCGAGCCGACAGACGTAGAGGCGCACGTCCGCCTAATCGACCTGATCCGTACCCGGGCGACCACCGGCCGCGGGCAGAACGAACTCGTTTTCCTCTACGACAAAGTCCTCCGACTCGACCCCGAGCGCGACGCCACCCGCCGCGAGGCGTTGACCCACTGCCTGAAGGCCGGCCGTTTCTCCGACGCGCTCGCCCACGCCGACGCTCTACTCAAGAAGTTCCCCGACGAGGGAGCGCTGTGGCAGCAACTCGGCGGCGCGCAACTCGGCCTGAACCAGGTCGCCGACGCCCGAAAGTCGTTCGAGTCGGCCGTCGCCAAGTCGCCCGACCAGATGCTCAACTACCAACGGCTGGCCCAACTCCTGTGGAAGAACCAGTCCGACGCGGCCGGCGCCCGCGCCGTGCTCGGCCAGATGGTCGCCGCCCTGCCGCTTGAGCCGCAGGCGTATCTCATTCGAGCACGCTTCGAGAGCTACGTCGCCGAGGAGGACGAGCGTGCGAACCGAACCGTGAACCTGGACCCGGCCTGCCGCGACCTGCGGCGCGCGCTCGAACTCGATCCCGAGAACGCAGACGCCTCGCTGTTGCTGGCCGAGATACTCCAGAAGGGCCGCGACATCCCCGCGGCGCACGCCATCCTCCGCGACGCCGCCGCGCTCTACCCCCGCGAGTTGAAGCTGGTTCGGGCGCTGGCGTGGCTCGAACTCATCCGCGGCAACGTCCCGGCGGCGCTCGCGGCCCTGGAAGATGGGCTGAAATTCACGCCGGACGGCTACGACCTGTTGGTGCCACTCGCCGACCTGCTCGTGCAGCAAGGCGATACCGCGCGGACCGCCGACATCCTCCGCCGGCTGGAGGCCCGGCGGCTACCGCCGTCGCAGGTCACGTACCTGAGAGCTCGGCTAGCGATGAAGCAGGAGAAGTGGGCCGAGGCGATCGAGCACCTGGAGAAACTCCGCACCAGCGCCGGCACCCTGCCCGGCCTCGAAGCCCAGGCGAATTTGTTGCTGTCCACGTGCTTCGAGCGCGTCGGCAACGCCGAGAACCAGGAGCGGGCGCTGAAGCGGGTCCTGGCCGCCGACCCGAGCCACGTCCCGGCGCGCGTCGGCGTAGCCGTGCTGTACCAAAACCTGGGCCGGTTCGACGACGCCCTCCGCGAACTGGAGGTCGCAGTGGGTTCTCCCCTCGCCCCCGGAATGGTCGTGGCGCAGTGGGTGAAGTTCAAAGCCCACCGACTCCGGCAGTCGAACGGGAGCCCCGACGACTGGCGGAAACTGGAGGCGGCGGTCACGACTCTGGCACCGCGATTCGGCCCCGCGTCGAGCGAACCGACCGTCCTGCGGGCCGACGTTCTGGCCGCGCAAGGGAAGTACGCCGAGGCCGCACAACTGCTCCGCCGCGAGGCGTCGCGGCGGCCCGGCGATACACGCCTGTGGGCAGCACTGGCCCACGCAGCGGCCGACGCCGGCGGCACCGCAGCGGGCCTGACGGTGATCGACGAGGCACAGGCATCCGCCGGTGACGGACCCGACGTACGCATCGCCCGCGCCCGGCTCTACGGCCGCGAGCCGGGTCGCATCCGCCCGCTCGCCCCACTCGCCGACCGGACCGACGGCTGGGCCGAGGCAGATCAGCTGCGGCTGCTCTACGGGCTCGCCGACGTGGCCGACGAGGTCGGCGACCGAGCGCGGGCGGTGGAACTCGTTCGCGCCGTCTGCGCCCGCCGCCCCACCGACATCGCCGGTTGGGTCCGCCTCGCCGAGCGCGCGGCCGACGCCGGCAGGGCGGAAGTCGCCGCGGAAGCACGGGCCGCACTTGTCAAACTCGAAGGCGACGCCGGTGTCTCGGTCCTGGTCTGTGACGCCCGGCTGTCACCGGCCGCGGCCGAGAAGTTGGCCGCGGCCGTGGGGCCGTCGCCGAACCGCGGCGACGCCTGCCTTGCGCTCGCCCGCGTCAAGGCCGACGCCACCGAGTCCGCGCGGCTCGTTGAGCGCGCCTTTCAACTGGAGCCGACGAACGTCGAGGCGGCACGGGCGTGGGTGGTGGCGTTGGTGAAGTCCGGCCCCGACGACCGCGTGACGAAGGCCGTGGCCCGGCTCGCGGCCGACCCTCGGTGGGCCGGTGAGCCGTTCCGCCGGCTCATGGCCGGTGTCGTTGAGCGGGTCCCACCAGCGGCCGCGACGCAGGTGCTCGCGCTGTGCAGACCGGTCGTCGAGCGCGACCCCGGTGGCCCGGCGTGGCTCGCTGCCCGGTCCCCTACAGTTGCCGAGTCGATTCTCACTGCGGCGACCAGCGCACCGGGTGCGACTGCCGACGACTGGCTCCGGCTCGCCCTGTACCAGACTGGTGGGAAGGGTTCGCCGGACCGCGCGGCTCCAACGTTCGAGGCCGCCCGCGCGAAGCTCCCGCCGTCGGCGTTCTTCGCCGCCGTCGCCGTCTTCGCCGAGACCCCCGACGGGTACGGGTGGACCCCGCCCGTGGCCGACCCCGCGGAGAAACGTGCCTTCACCCAGGCCCGGCTCGCCGTCGCACTTTCGCGGGCCGACAGCGACGGCGCCGTGAAGGTGCTGGAAGCGTTCGTCGCCGACCCCGCCGCTCGCCCGGCGGACGCCGGCTGGGCGAAGCGGAATCTCGCGATGTTGCTGGCGTCTCGCGGCACGCCCGAGGGCCGCACCCGCTCAGCAGCTCTGCTCGCGGAAGCGAACGAGGGCGGGGCGACGGTCGAGGACCTCCGCGCCACCGCCGGCGTGCTGACTACGCTCGCCCGCTTCCTGGAAGGCGCCGACCGGCGCGCCGCCCTCGCCCGCGCGGCGGCGGCGCTGGAGAGCGTCCACCAGACGACACAGTCGCCGCGCGACCTGTACAACCTGTCGCAGCTGCACCGCGTCGCCGGCGACAAGAAGGCGGCCCGAGACGGGCTCAACGCCCTGATGAAAGCCGACCCGCGAAACCTCTACTACCTCGTCGCCGCGCTCGACGAACTGACCGAGGATCGCAACTTCGCCGCCGCCGATGCCTTCGCCGGCCGGCTGCGGTCACTGTACCCCGGCGAGTTCCGGGCGGTCGCGTCGGTAGCCCGGTACGAGGCGAAGGCCGGCAAGGCGGACCGGGCACTCGCGCTGGCGGAGGCGTACGCCGGCGCCGCCGACGCGGGTGCCGGCGACTACCTCGCCCGTTCCGCTCGTGTGGCCGAGTTGCTGGACGAGCTGTGCCGCCTCCCCGGCGTGAAGGGCTCGCCCGCCGGCCGGGCGATGGCCGCGGCCGCAGCGCAGCGGTACGCGGCGCTCGTGCCGTCACGTCCAGAAGCTGCCGTCGGAGTTGCCGGCGTGCTTGCCGACGACGGTCAACCCGCTGAAGCGCTCGCAAAGGTGGAACAATTCGGCCGCTACCTGCCGGACCGCGTTCGCGCCCAAGCCGGCCTTGCGGTCCTACGGACCGGCGGCGCCACCGACCGGCAGTTCGAACTCGTCCGCGGCTGGCTCGACGCGGCCCTCGCGGCCGCCCCCGCCGACGTGCCGATGAAGCTCGCCGAGGCCGAGTTCCTGACACTGAAGCAGCAGCCCGAGCGGGCCGCGGAGGTGTACGCCAAGCTGCTCGAACGCGACCCGCGGAACGTCGTCGCGCTCAACAACCTGGCGTGGCTGCTCGCCGCGGACGCGACCACCGCCCCCCGAGCGCTGGAACTGCTCGACCGCGCGGCCCGCGAAGCCGGCATTTCCGCCGACCTGCTCGACACCCGCGGCCGGGTGCGGATCACCCTGCGGGAGTTCGAGGCGGCCGAGCGCGACCTGATGGAGGCGATCGGCCGGGACGCCAGCGCCCTCCGCTGGTTCCACGTCGCGGTGCTGCGGACGACCCAGTCGCCGCCGCGGCCGGACGCCGTCGCCCTGGCGTTCCGCGAGGCCAAGAGCCGCGGCCTGGACGCCCGCACGGTCCACCCCGCCGACCTGGCGACGTTCCGGCTGCTGGAGGCAGCAAACCCGTAG